The genomic window ATTTTTAAATTCTCCAACTTCAGACCACCCCCTGCCATCCTCACATACCTGTGTACCCTCAGATTTTGGGGGTGTAGGACACCTATGACAGCATTCACTTAGTATACTCAGTAtactccatccctcctccattaCAGGACGACAAGGTTTTCagctactataaccacagtctagAGGAGGGCTACCCCAAGGACATCCAGCTGGACTTCCCAGGGGTGCCCAGCCACTTGGACGCTGCGGTGGAGTGCCCCAAGGGAGAGTGTAACTCAGACTCTGTCCTATTCTTCAAGGGTAAGCCTGTTAACCCTTTGATGCCCCACATAAGACCATAATGAACATTTCTCTGGTTTATTGCTATAAACATTTATAAATTATTCACAGACAACATACCAGGAAATGTGTTATGGATATCAAGTTTTCTAGTCTTGATGTGAGCTGCCTTGCGTATGTTTCCTCTCTCACAGGAGAAGAAGTGTACAACTATGACATCGCCACACAATCAGTAAAGGAGAGACAGTGGGCCCACCTGCCCAACTGTACATCTGCCTTCCGTTGGCTAGAGCAATACTACTGTTTCCATGGTCACAACTTCACCCGGTTCCACCCTGTATCTGGGGAGGTGAATAGAGTGTACCCTAAGGACGCCAGGCACTACTTCATGAGGTGCCCCAATTTCGGTAAGAGAACCATGCAAAGGATGTTACCCTTCCTCCTTTATCAAAATCAGTTCATTGTCAGAGAAGGCTGGTGGaaagagctataggaggatgggctcattgtaaggGCTGGAATGgtataaatggaacggtatcatcAACACGTCAAACATATAGAAACCACATGTTtaactccattccatttattccattccagccattacaataagtgtgtcctcctatagctcatcccaccagcctcctctgcccaGTGTGCATGCTGTGAGACTGAACAGATGAATGGTGAATGGTAATAACAACACCATTTCAGGGAAAAAAAGCTTTTGGATTGTGTTGAGACATGTTATTGTTGGATTGTAGGCCATGGCGGTGAGGAAAAGGTTCCCAAATGCAGTGAAGTGACTCTGGATGCCATCACCTCAGACGACTCAGGCAAAACCTATGCCTTCACTGGTAAGATCTAAGCCTTTGTGTTCAATTGTGCGCACAACTCACATAAGACAGTTGCCAATTTTCACTTCTGTCCCACTTCCTCAGGTCCTATTTATATGCGTTTAGACACCCATCGTGATGGTAAACACACTTTCCCCATTGCCAGAACCTGGAAGGAAGTGGTCAACGGCGTGGACGCAGTCTTCTCCTACAGTGACAAGATCTACATCATCAAGGTGGGTCAAAGGTTCTCGGATGTAGGGGAAGACAGGGACCTCACTTGCAATAAGTAACATGTTCAGAGCTTTACTCACTAcagtacccctacctacagtatatgtacatGGCTACCTCAATGAcctagtacccctgcacatcgactcggtacttgTAGTccctgtatagccatgttattttttactcTTTATTGTTATTCGCTGTATTTACTCCTCGTGTCACTTTAAGTCTGCATTGATGGAAAAAGACCcttaagtaagtatttcactgttagtctacaactgttgtttacgaaggatgtgacaacaaaaaaaattgatttgatttgagtatatAGAAAATAACTTTTATTCAGTCAACTGTTTGTTACCCATCATGCCTCTGTTTGTCCCATGGCACATAAAACACACCTGAATGCCACCATTTCCGGTTGACAGGGCGACCAAGTTTACATCTACAAATCAGCAGCTCCCTCCACTCTGATTGAGGGCTACCCTAAAAGCCTGAAAGAGGAGCTGGGCATCGAAGGGCCTGTGAACGCAGCCTTTGTTTGTGCAGATCACCATATTGTGCACATTATTCAAGGTAACTAATTGGACTTTGAACTTGAGTACATTCAAATCTGTTGATCTTTTTACATCAATATTCACAAACAAATTGATTTTCCTGTGTCAGAAATGATTTGATGTTGAGATAAtaaaaaaacagctgcattggacctttaatgaCTCATTACCTCCCCCTGCTGGAGAGGCCTGACGTGCCACAAGACCTGCTGGGCAAACGTGGAGTCATCTTTGGGAACCTTTAATAACACACTCAGTGAAAAACTATTTTCCTGTTTCTATTTCCCCCTACAGGACAGAAGATGCAGGACATTGACCTGTCTGCCACCCCTAGGGCAGTAGTCAGAGAGGCCCCACTGCCCATCTCCGGCATCGAGGCAGGAATGTGTGGCCCTGATGGCGTCAAAGTGTATGTGGGCTCTGAGTACTACCAC from Salvelinus namaycush isolate Seneca chromosome 40, SaNama_1.0, whole genome shotgun sequence includes these protein-coding regions:
- the hpxb gene encoding hemopexin translates to MLLSQTLCLCLALALSHAAPTLHDVMMADHDHDHHKDQAHPKANPDRCDGIEFDAITPDEKGHTFFFKGDHLWNGFTGPAQVSSAFFKELDHLGHVDAAFRMHNNEKPKDHDHIYLFLDDKVFSYYNHSLEEGYPKDIQLDFPGVPSHLDAAVECPKGECNSDSVLFFKGEEVYNYDIATQSVKERQWAHLPNCTSAFRWLEQYYCFHGHNFTRFHPVSGEVNRVYPKDARHYFMRCPNFGHGGEEKVPKCSEVTLDAITSDDSGKTYAFTGPIYMRLDTHRDGKHTFPIARTWKEVVNGVDAVFSYSDKIYIIKGDQVYIYKSAAPSTLIEGYPKSLKEELGIEGPVNAAFVCADHHIVHIIQGQKMQDIDLSATPRAVVREAPLPISGIEAGMCGPDGVKVYVGSEYYHYETPRLLAFSKMLPEPKKITPDMMGCVE